In Salmo salar chromosome ssa15, Ssal_v3.1, whole genome shotgun sequence, one genomic interval encodes:
- the LOC106572358 gene encoding regulation of nuclear pre-mRNA domain-containing protein 1B — MSSFSESALEKKLSELSNSQQSVQTLSLWIIHHRKHSPLIVKVWHRELKKAKSSRKLTFLYLANDVIQNSKKKGPEFAKDFETVLVDACSHVAREADDGCRKPIDRLLTIWQERSLYKAEFIQQLKLAIEDSNSPQHQPTEEKKAPKRTYQKMIQEPEEEEEDDYRGNMSPQNSDISGPQLTEELVKALQDLENAASGDAAVRQKIASLPQEVQDVSLLEKITDKEAADKLSKTVDEACLLLAEYNGRLAAELEDRRQLARMLTEYIGSQKEALTEREKKLEEYKQKLARVTQVRKELKSHIQSLPDLSLLPNVTGGLAPLPSAGDLFSTD; from the exons ATGTCTTCTTTTTCTGAGTCTGCGTTGGAGAAGAAGCTTTCTGAGCTCAGCAACTCTCAGCAAAGCGTACAGACGCTGTCTCTGTGGATCATTCATCATCGCAAACACTCGCCGCTCATCGTCAAAGTATGGCACAGAGAACTGAAGAAAG CAAAAAGCAGCAGGAAGTTGACTTTCCTGTATCTTGCCAATGACGTGATTCAAAACAGCAAGAAGAAAGGTCCAGAGTTCGCTAAAGACTTTGAGACAGTCCTTGTTGACGCTTGCTCTCATGTTGCAAG agaGGCAGATGATGGCTGTAGAAAGCCCATCGACAGGCTGCTGACTATCTGGCAGGAGCGCAGCCTctacaaggcagagttcatccaGCAGCTGAAGCTTGCTATCGAAGACTCAAACAGCCCCCAACACCAACCcacag AGGAGAAGAAGGCCCCTAAACGGACCTATCAGAAGATGATCCAAGAgccggaggaagaggaagaagatgaCTACAGGGGCAACATGTCCCCACAGAATTCAGACATCTCAGGGCCACAGCTG aCGGAGGAGCTGGTCAAAGCCCTGCAGGACCTGGAGAATGCAGCCTCGGGTGATGCTGCTGTGCGCCAGAAGATCGCCTCTCTGCCACAGGAGGTGCAGGATGTGTCCCTGCTGGAGAAGATCACAG ATAAAGAGGCAGCTGATAAACTGTCCAAGACAGTGGATGAGGCCTGTCTACTGCTGGCTGAGTATAACGGACGTCTGGCTGCTGAGCTGGAGGACAGGAGGCAGCTGGCGCGCATGCTGACCGAGTACATCGGTAGCCAGAAGGAAGCcctcacagagagggagaagaaactAGAA GAGTACAAACAGAAGCTGGCACGAGTCACGCAGGTGCGCAAGGAGCTCAAGTCTCACATCCAGAGCCTGCCTGACCTCTCTCTGCTGCCCAATGTGACGGGAGGCCTGGCCCCTCTACCCTCTGCTGGAGACCTGTTCTCCACCGACTGA